Genomic window (Campylobacter sp. RM16704):
TTTATACTTGCTTAAAATGATAAGTATAATCATTTAAGATAATTTAACATTAATCAAGATATTTTTTCTCCTTTTTATATATAATTTTTTGGAGTTTTCATTGTAAAAGGAGAAAAAATGACTCAAGAACAAATTCAAATCATCAAAGATTGCGTGCCTATTTTGCAAAAAAATGGTGAAGTTTTAACTAAAGAGTTTTATAAAATAATGTTTGAAGAATATCCTGAGGTAAAACCTATGTTTAATATGAAAAAACAAGCTTCAGGCGAACAACCAAAGGCTTTAGCTATGGCTATTTTAATGGCAGCTAAAAATGTAGAAAATTTAGAAAATATGAGATCTTTTGTAGATAAAGTTGCTATCACTCATACAAAATTAAATGTCAAAGAAGAACACTACCCTATAGTTGGTGCTTGTCTTTTAAAAGCTATCAAAGTAGTGTTAAATGCAAATGAGGCTACACTAAAAGCTTGGGAAGAAGCTTATAAGGCTATCGCACAATTTTATATAG
Coding sequences:
- the cgb gene encoding single-domain globin Cgb; the encoded protein is MTQEQIQIIKDCVPILQKNGEVLTKEFYKIMFEEYPEVKPMFNMKKQASGEQPKALAMAILMAAKNVENLENMRSFVDKVAITHTKLNVKEEHYPIVGACLLKAIKVVLNANEATLKAWEEAYKAIAQFYIDIEKEIYAKAK